The Helianthus annuus cultivar XRQ/B chromosome 16, HanXRQr2.0-SUNRISE, whole genome shotgun sequence genome includes a window with the following:
- the LOC110918871 gene encoding putative UPF0481 protein At3g02645, producing the protein MATKSLSSNSYSFSKMKIDEDEWVEYMRKSVVEHDDEMIGKIPVCIFAVPQVLLATDPESYIPQQVALGPFHHWRPEVYDMQRYKLAAARRIQKHMNVSFEQIVEIMKKDYEARIRACYHKFLDMSADALVWMMAVDMAFLLELLQVYAMKEEGRVLEKVTSSMSHVVDVTGKKLSHMAILRDVVMVENQIPLFLIRTMMEHQLRKLTGGQVKSADETLKTMLMGLYQELTPFHEQQLPDVDINDCDHLLDFLYHMTVPNNEELVIMEVLEITYFYGFIVI; encoded by the exons ATGGCTACCAAATCACTCTCTAGCAATTCATACTCGTTCTCTAAGATGAAGATCGATGAAGACGAATGGGTTGAATACATGCGTAAATCCGTGGTTGAACACGACGATGAAATGATTGGCAAAATTCCCGTATGTATCTTCGCAGTCCCTCAAGTACTTCTAGCCACCGACCCCGAATCCTATATCCCACAACAAGTCGCGTTAGGCCCTTTCCACCATTGGCGCCCAGAGGTCTACGACATGCAGAG GTACAAGCTTGCTGCTGCCCGGAGAATTCAGAAACACATGAACGTGAGCTTCGAACAAATCGTTGAGATAATGAAGAAAGACTACGAGGCTAGAATCCGGGCTTGCTACCACAAGTTTCTTGATATGTCCGCTGACGCGTTGGTGTGGATGATGGCAGTTGACATGGCGTTTTTACTCGAATTACTTCAGGTGTACGCCATGAAAGAAGAAGGTCGGGTTCTTGAGAAAGTTACATCATCTATGTCTCATGTGGTGGATGTAACAGGGAAGAAGCTGTCTCACATGGCGATTCTTCGAGATGTGGTGATGGTGGAGAATCAGATCCCCTTGTTTTTAATCAGGACGATGATGGAACACCAGTTAAGGAAATTAACAGGTGGTCAAGTGAAGTCAGCTGATGAGACGTTGAAGACAATGCTCATGGGGTTGTACCAGGAGCTCACTCCGTTCCATGAACAACAGTTGCCGGATGTTGACATCAATGACTGTGATCATCTTCTCGACTTTCTTTACCACATGACCGTGCCCAACAACGAAGAACTCGTAATCATGGAGGTACTAGAGATAACATATTTTTATGGTTTTATTGTTATATAA
- the LOC110918869 gene encoding putative UPF0481 protein At3g02645 has protein sequence MAYCASYSAEIDIENEQITELPDGGEKEEETFAKKSEVRKVMNYIWNLLLKSNVGFVRLFKKLIFGRPMTLLMKLPWKIISNLPPVKLMKEPMERMLEKYNSEGEEKEEDASGEPKAPTIEEIKIPSVMELVKAGILFSPVNGGILDMSFDNITSTLYLPVIVLDVNTEVYLRNLVAYEACVAAGPLVLARYTELMNGIIDTEEDAKYLRERGIVLNRLKSDKEAADLWNGMSKCVKLTKVPKMDKVIEDVNTRYSKTWRVKIVNFMNTYVFGSWKFLTIFAALFMLLLTGLQSFCSVYTCSRIFHTLPDIQGGSE, from the exons ATGGCTTATTGTGCCTCCTATAGT GCTGAGATTGACATTGAAAACGAACAAATCACTGAGTTACCAGAtggaggagaaaaagaagaagaaactTTTGCAAAAAAAAGTGAAGTTCGAAAAGTTATGAATTACATATGGAACCTCCTATTGAAATCGAACGTAGGATTCGTAAGGCTTttcaagaaactcatttttgggaGGCCTATGACTTTGTTGATGAAATTACCATGGAAGATCATATCTAATCTTCCTCCAGTCAAACTCATGAAAGAACCCATGGAGCGGATGCTCGAGAAGTATAACAGTGAAGGAGAGGAGAAAGAAGAAGATGCAAGTGGCGAGCCGAAGGCACCAACGATCGAAGAGATCAAAATCCCTTCAGTTATGGAGCTAGTAAAAGCTGGAATCCTTTTCTCACCCGTTAACGGGGGGATATTAGATATGAGTTTCGATAACATAACATCTACACTTTACCTCCCGGTGATTGTTCTAGATGTGAACACAGAGGTTTATTTGAGAAACTTGGTGGCGTACGAAGCTTGTGTAGCAGCGGGACCATTGGTGTTGGCTCGCTACACTGAGTTGATGAATGGGATAATCGACACGGAAGAAGATGCAAAGTATTTGCGAGAAAGAGGGATAGTTTTGAATCGTTTGAAGAGTGATAAAGAGGCTGCGGATTTGTGGAATGGAATGAGTAAATGTGTGAAATTGACGAAAGTGCCAAAGATGGATAAAGTGATCGAAGATGTTAACACGAGGTATAGTAAAACATGGCGGGTGAAAATTGTGAATTTCATGAACACATATGTGTTTGGATCTTGGAAATTCCTAACGATTTTTGCTGCTTTGTTTATGTTGTTATTGACGGGATTACAATCATTCTGCTCCGTGTATACTTGTTCTCGTATCTTTCATACGCTTCCTGATATCCAAGGAGGATCGGAATGA